TTCTACATTGTTCCCTATAAATACAAAGGGATCGCCTTCATCTACCTGGATACCGGTTGCACCGGAGTTGATGATGCCGTCGTTTTGGGTTGTATCGTTTATTAGAGCGATGCGTTTGTTGTTGACTTCGACGCAGGCGTTGCCTTCGATAATGGTTGCTGTAGTGCCGTCGGAGAACATGACATGATCGCCGGCACAAGCGACGGGTTGTCCTTGGAAAGTAGTTGTAGTTGATGTGCTGATTATGCTGCCGTTGCCATGGGTACTGCTGCTGACTACGTCATTTAAGCGTGCGGGTATTTTTGCCATTGTTTTCTCCGCTATTGAGATGAATTGATTTTTATCTGCGTGCCATTAATGTAAATGCCTTGGGTATTAATCAATAGCGTATTACTGCCAACAGTTAAACTGAGTGATTGGGCGGCATTGAGTGAGGCATTTTTCCCAATGCTCATGGTTAAATTACTGCCGATAGATTGATTAA
This genomic interval from Gammaproteobacteria bacterium contains the following:
- a CDS encoding PAAR domain-containing protein; its protein translation is MAKIPARLNDVVSSSTHGNGSIISTSTTTTFQGQPVACAGDHVMFSDGTTATIIEGNACVEVNNKRIALINDTTQNDGIINSGATGIQVDEGDPFVFIGNNVEIGPNVIFSKTPMEFYDQYFQLISASTGQALPHIPYRIHTPQEL